A genomic stretch from Terriglobales bacterium includes:
- a CDS encoding Ig-like domain-containing protein has translation MDPTLNSIIVTDSHGITTPSIDVGHTEQMQAIGVFSDNSRSTITAAWSSSAVNIATIDSATGLLTAVAPGTTTITAANSGLTGTASVTVCGTQQAITIQPQGQSFALGTGTVQFTATAGGQDVTASVTWSSSNTAVATISNSPGTNGLVTFVGTGTTTIKAASCSQSSSTLLTVF, from the coding sequence GTGGACCCGACCCTGAACTCGATCATCGTGACAGATAGCCACGGGATCACCACGCCTTCGATAGATGTTGGTCACACAGAGCAAATGCAAGCAATTGGCGTGTTCAGCGACAATAGCCGATCGACGATCACCGCCGCTTGGTCCTCGTCGGCCGTCAACATCGCAACCATCGACAGCGCGACCGGCCTGCTTACGGCGGTGGCGCCGGGAACGACGACCATCACCGCTGCCAACAGCGGACTCACTGGTACCGCCAGCGTCACCGTGTGCGGCACGCAGCAAGCCATCACCATTCAGCCGCAGGGTCAGAGCTTTGCGTTAGGCACTGGAACGGTGCAGTTCACAGCTACAGCGGGCGGTCAGGATGTCACTGCGTCAGTGACCTGGTCGTCCTCGAACACCGCGGTGGCCACGATCAGCAACAGTCCGGGCACAAACGGGCTGGTGACGTTTGTGGGAACGGGAACCACGACGATCAAGGCGGCTTCTTGTTCGCAAAGCAGTTCGACTTTGCTGACGGTATTCTAG